The DNA segment CTCCGTCGGTTTCCCCGAAGATATGGCGGCGCTCGGAATGGCCCAGCATAACCATGGATACGCCAAGCTCGGTCAGCATTTTTGCAGATACCTCGCCGGTGAACTGCCCCTCTGTGGCCCAGTGCATGTTTTGGGCGCCTAAAAGGATCTGCGAATCCTTCAGGCAGCCGGCCGCCGTCTCCAGAGAAGGAGAGGAGGGAATGACAAAGAGTGTGAGAGCTTCTTTTTTCTTATCATGAAACAGCCGTGTCAGTTCACCGAGAAATTGTGCCGTTTCGTGAGCCGTCTTGTACATTTTTAAATTGGTGCCAAAATAGCGGGGTCTCATGGGCATTCCCTCCTTTACGAGTATTTTATAATAAAATTCGATAAAAATCAATATAAATAATTAAAAAACGAAAAATGTACTTGATAAAACGATAGAAATATAATATTATATGATTGAAAACAATAATTTTCGACAGAAAAGCATAAAAATGAACAGGAATACAATGGAGGAGGGATTATCTGTGAAGCTGGCAATCGGATGTGATGAGGCGGCGTACCGCCTGAAAAAGGTGATTATGGATCATCTCGACGAAAAGGGGATCGAATATCAGGATTTCGGTGCGGCAGAGGGGGAGACGGTTCTCTACCCGGATGTGGCGGTGCAGGTGGCTGAGGCCGTGGCGCGCCATGAGTTTGAGCGGGCGATTCTCGTCTGCGGCACGGGAATCGGCATGTCGATTACGGCCAACAAGGTGCCGGGAGTCCGGGCTGCCGTCTGCCATGACGCTTATTCGGCGCAGCGGGCGCGGATGAGCAACGATGCTCAGATCCTCTGCATGGGTGAGCGGGTGATCGGTGTGGAACTGGCGAAGGTTCTTGTGGATATCTGGCTGGAAAGTGAGTTTTCCGGTGGACGGTCGCTTCCGAAGGTGGAGAGGATCAATGCCTATGAAAAGAAGTTTTTAAAGGAACCGGTTCAGTAAAACTGGCAGGTTTCTGATGGGAAAAGAAGAGATGGCTGCCCCATCGGCTTTCT comes from the Eubacteriaceae bacterium Marseille-Q4139 genome and includes:
- the rpiB gene encoding ribose 5-phosphate isomerase B, translated to MKLAIGCDEAAYRLKKVIMDHLDEKGIEYQDFGAAEGETVLYPDVAVQVAEAVARHEFERAILVCGTGIGMSITANKVPGVRAAVCHDAYSAQRARMSNDAQILCMGERVIGVELAKVLVDIWLESEFSGGRSLPKVERINAYEKKFLKEPVQ